A DNA window from Gopherus evgoodei ecotype Sinaloan lineage chromosome 22, rGopEvg1_v1.p, whole genome shotgun sequence contains the following coding sequences:
- the FSTL3 gene encoding follistatin-related protein 3 — translation MKPWLALLLAGIWCHITAGEGDSVQGGICWLQQGKEAKCTMILKADVTWEECCGNSNVDVAWSNYTQPGNKISLLGFLGLVPCHPCKETCEGVECGPGKVCKMKHGRPHCACAPDCSSLPRKLQVCGSDGYTYRDECELLTAKCRDHPDLEVMYQGKCKKSCSSVVCPGTHTCVVDQTGSAHCVMCRTAPCPDPSTLDHTLCGNNNVTYPSACHLRRATCFLGRSIGVRHYGSCLAVAKFPLDVGDAEENYV, via the exons atgaagccctggctggcgctgctcctggctgGGATTTGGTGTCAcatcactgcaggggaaggggactCCGTCCAGG GCGGGATCTGTtggctgcagcagggcaaggAAGCAAAATGCACCATGATCCTAAAGGCCGACGTGACCTGGGAGGAATGCTGCGGCAATAGCAACGTTGACGTCGCTTGGTCCAACTACACCCAGCCAGGGAACAAGATCAGCCTCTTGGGGTTCCTTGGGCTGGTGCCGTGCCACCCTTGCAAAG aGACCTGCGAGGGGGTGGAGTGCGGCCCTGGCAAAGTCTGCAAGATGAAACACGGCCGTCCCCACTGCGCCTGCGCCCCGGATTGCTCCAGCCTGCCCAGGAAGCTGCAAGTGTGCGGCTCGGATGGCTACACCTACCGTGACGAGTGTGAGCTGCTGACAGCTAAGTGCAGAGACCACCCCGACCTGGAAGTGATGTACCAGGGCAAATGCAAAA AGTCCTGCTCCAGCGTGGTGTGCCCCGGGACCCACACCTGCGTCGTGGACCAGACAGGCAGTGCCCACTGTGTGATGTGCAGGACggccccctgccctgatccctccACCCTGGACCACACTCTCTGCGGCAACAACAACGTCACCTACCCGTCTGCCTGCCATCTACGGCGGGCAACCTGCTTCTTGGGCAGATCTATTGGAGTCCGGCACTACGGAAGCTGCTTAG CTGTGGCCAAGTTCCCCCTCGATGTGGGTGATGCCGAAGAAAACTATGTGTGA